One window of the Acaryochloris sp. CCMEE 5410 genome contains the following:
- a CDS encoding glutathione S-transferase family protein: MGKSLPPKAIISLGKFVWTTMWNVMMSNMAPRSKAGAYIRPESQFRNTVGSESFPAESQRYRLYVGLGCPWAHRTLVVRALKGLQDVIDVVVVQPSDTEGGWVFASEHQGCRNLRDLYLLAQPGYEGRCTVPVLWDTQTQKVVNNESSEIIVNLNSAFNDLAQQPDLDLYPEALRPPIDQWNEKIYHAVNNGVYRCGFAQTQTAYDQACRELFEVLDEIDTALAQQRYLCGDTLTLADVRLFPTLFRFDVAYYGLFKCNRRRIQDYQHLGPYLRDLYQLPGVADTCNLEAVKQSYYGFLFPLNPGGIIPAGPDITSLSDPHGREQIGKAPQAV; encoded by the coding sequence ATGGGTAAATCTCTCCCCCCCAAAGCCATCATCAGCCTGGGTAAGTTTGTTTGGACCACGATGTGGAATGTGATGATGTCGAATATGGCCCCTCGGAGTAAAGCTGGAGCCTATATTCGCCCTGAGAGTCAGTTCCGAAACACCGTTGGCAGCGAGTCCTTTCCGGCAGAGTCCCAACGGTATCGCCTCTATGTGGGATTAGGCTGTCCTTGGGCCCATCGCACCTTAGTGGTTCGTGCCTTAAAAGGGTTACAAGATGTCATCGATGTCGTCGTGGTTCAACCCTCGGATACAGAAGGGGGTTGGGTTTTTGCCTCAGAGCATCAAGGGTGCCGTAACCTTAGAGATCTCTATCTACTGGCCCAACCTGGATATGAAGGCCGTTGCACTGTACCTGTGCTTTGGGATACCCAAACCCAAAAGGTCGTCAACAACGAAAGTTCCGAGATCATCGTCAATCTGAATTCAGCCTTCAACGACCTGGCTCAGCAGCCAGATCTAGATCTCTACCCAGAAGCCCTACGTCCTCCCATCGACCAGTGGAATGAAAAAATCTATCATGCCGTCAATAATGGCGTGTATCGCTGTGGATTTGCCCAAACCCAAACCGCCTACGATCAGGCCTGCAGGGAGCTGTTCGAAGTACTAGACGAAATCGATACAGCCTTAGCCCAGCAACGGTATCTCTGTGGTGATACCTTGACACTCGCGGATGTACGGCTTTTTCCAACTTTATTTCGCTTCGATGTCGCTTACTACGGCCTCTTCAAGTGCAATCGACGACGCATTCAGGACTACCAGCATTTAGGCCCCTATTTGCGGGACCTCTACCAACTCCCTGGTGTAGCAGACACCTGCAACCTAGAAGCCGTCAAACAAAGTTACTACGGTTTTCTTTTTCCCTTAAATCCTGGCGGCATTATTCCTGCGGGGCCTGATATAACCAGCTTGTCTGACCCCCATGGCCGTGAACAGATAGGCAAAGCGCCTCAAGCGGTGTAG
- a CDS encoding phage holin family protein, which yields MRGLLLTILATALSLLVVDYVFPGVDLDSIPTAIAAAIAIGLVNAIVKPVLKVVSFPLTLLSLGGFLLVLNGLCFSLAAVFVPGFRVDGLLAFFLGPIALSVVNAFLNQYLPEESPSAS from the coding sequence ATGCGTGGACTTCTGTTAACTATTTTGGCTACAGCCCTCAGTCTACTGGTGGTGGATTACGTGTTTCCTGGGGTTGATTTGGACAGTATCCCCACTGCGATCGCAGCTGCAATTGCCATTGGCTTGGTGAATGCCATTGTCAAACCCGTGCTGAAAGTGGTGTCTTTCCCATTGACCTTACTATCCCTAGGCGGTTTTTTGCTGGTGCTGAATGGGTTATGTTTCTCCCTCGCCGCTGTATTTGTACCCGGCTTCCGAGTGGATGGCCTATTGGCATTCTTTCTAGGGCCGATTGCCTTATCGGTAGTGAATGCGTTCTTGAATCAGTATTTACCGGAAGAATCCCCCTCAGCCAGCTAG
- a CDS encoding EamA family transporter, translating to MNAPSAWLFNVLLTALAPIAWGTTYVITTELLPPGHPLLVAALRTLPMGLILILSLRQLPQGIWWGRMLVLGGLNIGLFQALLFVAAYRLPGGVAATAGSIQPLLVVLLAWQLLGEKPSRRSILAAITGFMGVGLLVLGPEAQLDSVGIVAAIASAATMGLGTVLVKRWQSPVSLMVFTAWQLTVGGLMLLPIALIVEGPFEQISGTNLLGFLYLGLIGTGLAYALWFRGIRKLNATAASYLGLLSPIVATLLGYLFLQQTLSSLQLLGGVIVLSSVFLGQQTFRRSSGAD from the coding sequence ATGAATGCTCCCTCAGCTTGGCTGTTCAATGTCTTGTTGACAGCTCTAGCCCCAATCGCTTGGGGGACCACCTATGTGATAACGACGGAGTTACTGCCGCCAGGGCATCCCTTGTTAGTGGCAGCTCTAAGAACACTTCCCATGGGTCTGATCCTGATCCTTAGCCTGAGGCAGCTCCCCCAAGGTATCTGGTGGGGGCGGATGTTGGTTCTGGGGGGACTCAATATTGGTCTTTTCCAAGCCCTCTTGTTCGTGGCGGCCTATCGACTCCCAGGGGGAGTGGCCGCAACCGCAGGTTCGATTCAGCCCTTGCTGGTGGTCTTGCTTGCATGGCAACTCTTGGGGGAGAAGCCATCTCGGAGATCGATCCTAGCTGCCATCACTGGATTTATGGGCGTGGGCCTATTGGTGTTGGGACCCGAAGCTCAGCTGGATAGTGTGGGGATTGTGGCTGCGATCGCAAGTGCTGCAACCATGGGTTTGGGAACGGTTTTGGTGAAGCGATGGCAATCTCCTGTGTCCCTGATGGTGTTTACGGCCTGGCAACTCACGGTAGGAGGACTGATGCTACTCCCCATTGCTCTGATTGTGGAAGGCCCCTTCGAGCAAATTTCGGGAACGAACCTATTAGGGTTTCTCTATTTAGGACTGATCGGCACTGGGCTGGCATATGCCTTGTGGTTTCGAGGCATCCGTAAACTCAATGCCACTGCTGCTTCCTATCTGGGGTTATTAAGCCCTATCGTGGCGACGCTGTTGGGGTATCTCTTTCTCCAGCAAACCCTGTCCTCCCTTCAACTGTTGGGGGGTGTGATCGTGTTGAGTAGCGTTTTCTTAGGACAACAAACGTTTCGGAGATCAAGCGGGGCAGACTAG
- a CDS encoding MarR family winged helix-turn-helix transcriptional regulator, whose protein sequence is MDIDAVDEILAQWQRERPDLDVSPMGTIGRMTRLAKHFQGAMGDTFAKFGLNPGEFDVLATLRRSGQPYQLSPTRLFHAMMVSSGTMTHRIDCLEKAELVERILDPNDRRGTLVQLTDKGFELIEKTVEAHVTHEHLLLSTLEKSEIDHLTQLLRKLLGSFEQ, encoded by the coding sequence ATGGATATCGATGCAGTCGACGAAATTTTGGCCCAATGGCAGAGAGAACGTCCTGATTTAGATGTATCGCCCATGGGGACAATTGGCCGCATGACCCGATTGGCCAAACATTTCCAAGGGGCAATGGGGGACACCTTTGCCAAATTTGGCTTGAATCCAGGCGAGTTTGATGTCCTCGCCACCTTGCGACGGTCTGGGCAGCCCTATCAGCTTTCACCTACCCGGCTGTTTCACGCCATGATGGTGTCCTCCGGGACCATGACTCATCGCATTGATTGTTTGGAAAAAGCCGAGCTGGTTGAACGCATCCTCGACCCCAACGATCGTCGAGGAACCCTGGTTCAGTTAACGGATAAAGGATTTGAGCTAATAGAAAAAACCGTTGAAGCTCATGTCACCCATGAACACCTTCTTCTGAGTACATTAGAGAAATCTGAAATAGACCATCTTACTCAGTTACTTCGAAAGCTTTTAGGCTCATTCGAGCAGTAA
- a CDS encoding PAS domain S-box protein encodes MSLLGFFFSYTSLLIANLLGQQEPFPIALLPDITVALMFGGMACLLTSMAFRHQTFLSDSKPYGLLITFLGACSLIPVLDIVSLRIPIAGVQGGVKILTAVIGIWTAREYLATVPQGFSPSYPSSLIDEKQVLKQELDLTHQPVSGPDKSLELFNYAFEYALVGQAILSPDGEWIRINPAFCKILGYSEEELLHTTLGSLTHSEDLELEQQYFEQLLSGEIAVCQFEKRYFHKQGHFVWVLLSISLVRAPNHQPLYFIAQIDNISERKQIEADLKSVIKQLKLSIAEHSTELDKAYANLQRSAAQYQDLYDNAPDMYLSVDPETSKVLRCNQTLIKELGYSYPEIVGRSVIDLYHPDFRSEAKKAFQTFIDTGEIRNIYLVAQRKNGTTLDVSVNAQGFRDKQGKLQYSRSSWRDISERKRLENQLKQVNADLDEKVQNRTWALQVAVQSLKESQSRLELALEVSGDGWWDWNLFTDEVNWSDQFFQMLEYKSEELSPSLQTWQSLIHPDDLPRVMALRAEHLQDDAIPYVFDYRVRTKSGQWKWISAFGKVVDWNSQGEPLRMVGMHHDISDRKQAEQELQRINAELVRSNQELGHFAYVASHDLQEPLRKIGSFADLLADLYQGQLDEKADRYIRYITDGAVRMQGLIDDLLSFSRVGRAELKIEPTALSSLVDQVLTDLDKVIEQRHVEIVIDPLPTVVVDPVQMRQVFQNLISNAIKYCQADIPSIYINATQNQGLWTISVKDNGIGIDPQFNERIFIIFQRLHHREEYSGTGIGLAICKKIVERHGGRIWVDSEEGQGALFSFTLPR; translated from the coding sequence TTGAGTCTCCTAGGTTTCTTTTTTTCTTACACAAGTTTATTGATTGCTAATCTTTTGGGTCAGCAGGAACCGTTCCCCATCGCGCTCCTTCCGGATATAACGGTTGCCTTAATGTTTGGAGGCATGGCTTGTTTATTGACCTCTATGGCATTTCGTCATCAGACCTTTTTGAGCGATTCAAAACCCTATGGTCTGCTGATTACCTTCTTGGGGGCATGTAGCCTCATTCCGGTTTTAGATATTGTCTCTCTTCGCATACCCATTGCTGGAGTACAGGGGGGCGTTAAGATTCTCACCGCAGTCATTGGGATCTGGACTGCGAGGGAATATCTGGCCACTGTTCCACAGGGGTTTTCACCAAGTTATCCTTCATCCTTAATAGATGAAAAGCAAGTCCTCAAGCAGGAGCTCGATCTGACTCACCAACCAGTATCAGGACCAGATAAAAGCCTGGAACTCTTCAACTATGCCTTTGAATATGCCTTAGTCGGTCAGGCGATTCTATCCCCAGATGGGGAGTGGATCAGAATCAATCCAGCCTTCTGTAAAATACTGGGTTATTCGGAAGAGGAACTATTGCACACAACCCTCGGAAGTCTTACCCATTCCGAAGATTTAGAATTGGAGCAACAATATTTTGAGCAATTATTGTCGGGAGAGATTGCAGTCTGCCAGTTTGAAAAGCGATATTTTCACAAGCAAGGGCATTTTGTTTGGGTATTGTTGAGTATCTCTTTAGTCAGAGCCCCAAACCATCAGCCCCTCTATTTTATTGCTCAAATCGATAATATTTCTGAACGCAAACAGATTGAAGCGGACTTAAAATCAGTCATTAAGCAGCTAAAACTATCTATTGCAGAGCACTCTACAGAACTAGATAAAGCTTATGCAAACCTACAAAGATCGGCTGCTCAGTACCAAGATCTATATGACAATGCGCCTGATATGTACTTGTCAGTCGATCCTGAAACCTCGAAAGTGTTGCGTTGTAATCAAACGTTAATCAAAGAGTTGGGGTACAGCTATCCAGAAATCGTGGGGCGCTCTGTTATCGACTTGTATCATCCTGATTTTCGTTCGGAAGCCAAGAAAGCCTTTCAGACTTTTATCGATACAGGTGAAATAAGAAATATTTACCTGGTGGCACAGCGCAAAAATGGGACAACTCTAGATGTTAGCGTTAATGCGCAAGGGTTTCGAGATAAGCAGGGCAAGCTTCAATACAGCCGATCAAGCTGGAGAGACATTTCTGAACGTAAACGCTTGGAAAACCAATTGAAGCAAGTCAATGCTGATTTGGATGAAAAGGTGCAAAACCGAACTTGGGCTTTACAAGTCGCGGTCCAGTCTTTAAAGGAGAGCCAGTCCCGATTAGAACTGGCTCTAGAGGTTTCGGGGGATGGTTGGTGGGACTGGAACTTGTTCACGGATGAAGTGAACTGGAGTGATCAGTTTTTTCAAATGCTGGAGTACAAATCAGAAGAATTATCTCCCTCGTTGCAAACTTGGCAAAGCTTGATCCACCCAGACGATCTACCCCGTGTGATGGCTTTGCGTGCAGAACACTTGCAGGACGACGCTATTCCTTATGTGTTTGACTATCGGGTACGAACCAAATCTGGACAGTGGAAATGGATTTCAGCTTTTGGGAAAGTCGTTGACTGGAACAGTCAGGGCGAACCGCTTCGTATGGTGGGGATGCACCACGATATTAGTGATCGCAAACAAGCGGAGCAAGAACTACAGAGAATCAATGCTGAGCTGGTTCGCTCCAACCAGGAATTAGGGCATTTTGCCTATGTTGCCTCCCATGATTTACAAGAACCGTTACGAAAAATTGGGAGTTTTGCGGATCTATTGGCTGATCTCTATCAAGGCCAACTAGATGAGAAGGCAGATCGTTACATCCGATACATCACGGACGGGGCAGTCCGCATGCAAGGCTTGATTGATGATCTGTTAAGCTTTTCTCGGGTTGGCCGAGCTGAGCTGAAGATTGAACCAACCGCATTATCCTCGCTGGTTGATCAGGTCCTGACTGATTTAGACAAGGTAATTGAACAGCGCCATGTTGAAATAGTTATCGACCCCTTGCCAACGGTTGTAGTTGATCCTGTTCAAATGAGGCAAGTATTCCAAAATCTGATTTCTAATGCCATCAAGTATTGCCAAGCAGATATTCCGAGCATTTACATTAATGCTACTCAAAATCAAGGTTTATGGACTATTTCAGTGAAGGATAATGGCATTGGGATTGATCCTCAGTTTAATGAGCGGATTTTTATTATTTTCCAACGGTTACATCATCGAGAGGAATATTCTGGTACAGGGATTGGTTTAGCTATCTGCAAAAAAATAGTTGAACGCCATGGTGGCCGCATCTGGGTGGATTCTGAAGAAGGTCAGGGAGCGTTGTTCTCTTTCACGTTGCCCAGATAA
- a CDS encoding response regulator has product MIEILLVEDDEGDIELTLEAFNRSKVTLNVNVVRDGMEAMAYLRQEGEFKNATMPDLMLLDLNLPRKDGREVLAEMQESENLKRIPVVVLTTSEADEDILKSYQIGANAYVTKPVGLKGLVKVVNLLEEFWFTIVKLPPHQ; this is encoded by the coding sequence ATGATTGAAATTTTGTTAGTGGAGGATGACGAAGGGGATATAGAGCTAACCCTTGAAGCCTTCAATCGCTCTAAAGTCACCCTGAATGTAAATGTGGTTCGGGATGGGATGGAAGCCATGGCCTATCTCCGGCAAGAAGGTGAATTCAAGAATGCTACGATGCCAGATTTAATGTTGCTGGATCTCAACTTACCCCGGAAAGATGGTCGAGAAGTGCTGGCCGAGATGCAAGAAAGCGAGAATCTAAAGCGAATTCCTGTGGTGGTACTGACTACTTCAGAAGCGGATGAAGATATTTTGAAGAGTTACCAAATTGGGGCGAATGCCTATGTCACTAAACCAGTGGGATTGAAAGGCTTAGTCAAGGTCGTCAACTTGCTTGAAGAGTTTTGGTTCACGATCGTCAAATTACCTCCTCACCAGTAA
- a CDS encoding response regulator, whose product MANILIFEDDEILAETWQKMLGEHGHQAEHTADIDVAMSKLYEGYVDIALIDIFILEGSQESPRGGIMLISKINLLSLEHKPWLIAVSGRSHDPGFSVLEIAKTVGADEYMKKPIDLPDLIAVVDRVEKEQASKR is encoded by the coding sequence TTGGCCAATATCCTTATTTTTGAAGACGATGAAATCCTGGCAGAAACCTGGCAAAAGATGCTGGGCGAGCACGGGCACCAAGCTGAACATACCGCTGATATCGATGTGGCCATGTCCAAACTCTATGAAGGATATGTGGATATTGCCCTCATTGATATTTTTATTTTGGAAGGCAGTCAAGAGAGTCCGAGAGGAGGGATTATGCTGATTTCCAAAATCAACCTGTTGTCCCTAGAGCATAAACCTTGGTTAATTGCAGTTAGTGGTCGTTCCCATGATCCTGGCTTTTCAGTGCTGGAAATCGCTAAGACCGTAGGCGCAGACGAATATATGAAAAAGCCCATTGACCTACCAGACCTAATTGCTGTCGTTGATCGGGTGGAAAAGGAACAGGCTAGCAAGCGTTAG